One region of Quercus lobata isolate SW786 chromosome 2, ValleyOak3.0 Primary Assembly, whole genome shotgun sequence genomic DNA includes:
- the LOC115976122 gene encoding glycine dehydrogenase (decarboxylating), mitochondrial-like, which produces MDRARRLANQAFLRRLVSESKHPRPSSSPSPVFTYSVSTSRYFSSLAPSIPANSRSLFQTCASIPNGFSLNSQIRSISVDSLKPSDTFPRRHNSATSEEQAKMAQLCGFQSLDSLIDATVPKSIRIGSMDFTKFDEGLTESQMIEHMKNLASKNKIFKSFIGMGYYNTYVPPVILRNIMENPGWYTQYTPYQAEISQGRLESLLNYQTMVSDLTGLPMSNASLLDEATAAAEAMAMCNNIQKGKKKTFLIANNCHPQTIDVCETRADGFGLKVVVKDVEDFDYESNDVCGVLVQYPGTQGEVLDYEELIKNAHAKGVKVVMATDLLALTILKAPGELGADIAVGSAQRFGVPMGYGGPHAAFLATSQEHKRMMPGRIIGVSIDSTGKPALRMAMQTREQHIRRDKATSNICTAQALLANMAAMYAVYHGPEGLKTIAQRVHGLAATFACGLKKLGTVEVQGLPFFDTVRIKCSDSKAIADAAYKKEMNLRVVDSNTITISFDETTTLEDVDQLFEVFACGKPVTFSAASLAPEVDTLIPTGLIRESPYLAHPIFNTYHTEHELLRYIHRLQSKDLSLCHSMIPLGSCTMKLNATTEMMPVTWPSFANIHPFAPIEQAQGYQEMFDDLGKLLCTITGFDSFSLQPNAGAAGEYAGLMVIRAYHMARGDHHRNVCIIPVSAHGTNPASAAMCGMKIVAVGTDAKGNINIDELKEAAEANRENLSALMVTYPSTHGVYEEGIDEICKIIHDNGGQVYMDGANMNAQVGLTSPGWIGADVCHLNLHKTFCIPHGGGGPGMGPIGVKEHLAPFLPSHPVVPAVGIPAPKRAQPLGTISAAPWGSALILPISYTYIAMMGSKGLTEASKIAILNANYMAKRLESHYPILFRGVNGTVAHEFIIDLRAFKNTAGIEPEDVAKRLMDYGFHGPTMSWPVPGTLMIEPTESESKAELDRFCDTLISIREEIAQIENGKADIHNNVLKGAPHPPSLLMEDTWTKPYSREYAAFPASWLRAAKFWPSTGRIDNVYGDRNLICTLLTPSEVAEEQAAASA; this is translated from the exons ATGGACCGTGCTCGTCGGCTCGCCAACCAGGCGTTTCTCCGACGACTCGTGTCCGAATCAAAACACCCAcgtccttcttcttctccttcccctGTTTTTACATACTCTGTTTCaacctcaaggtatttctcatCTCTAGCTCCCTCGATCCCTGCAAACTCTCGCTCACTATTTCAAACCTGTGCCTCAATTCCAAATGGGTTTTCTCTTAACTCTCAAATCAGATCCATATCCGTGGATTCACTCAAACCCAGTGACACTTTTCCTCGCCGCCATAATTCTGCAACCTCAGAGGAACAAGCCAAAATGGCTCAACTTTGTGGCTTCCAAAGCCTCGATTCTCTCATTGATGCCACAGTCCCCAAGTCAATCCGTATTGGGTCGATGGACTTTACCAAGTTCGATGAGGGATTGACAGAGAGCCAAATGATAGAGCACATGAAAAATTTGGCTTCAAAGAACAAGATTTTCAAGTCCTTCATTGGGATGGGCTATTATAACACATATGTCCCTCCTGTGATTTTAAGGAACATCATGGAAAACCCAGGTTGGTATACACAGTATACACCTTACCAGGCTGAGATATCTCAGGGCAGGCTTGAGTCTTTGCTCAATTACCAAACCATGGTCTCTGACCTTACTGGATTGCCAATGTCCAATGCTTCATTGCTCGATGAAGCAACCGCGGCGGCAGAGGCAATGGCCATGTGTAATAACATCCAAAAGGGTAAAAAGAAGACATTTCTGATTGCTAATAATTGTCACCCTCAGACCATTGATGTTTGCGAGACTAGAGCTGATGGGTTTGGTCTTAAAGTGGTTGTTAAGGATGTTGAGGATTTTGATTATGAATCCAATGATGTTTGTGGGGTTTTGGTTCAGTATCCAGGGACACAAGGCGAGGTTTTGGATTATGAGGAGCTTATAAAGAACGCACATGCTAAAGGGGTTAAGGTGGTTATGGCAACTGATCTTCTAGCATTAACCATTTTGAAGGCACCTGGTGAATTGGGTGCTGATATTGCTGTTGGGTCAGCTCAGAGGTTTGGTGTGCCAATGGGTTATGGGGGTCCCCATGCTGCATTCTTAGCTACTTCACAGGAGCATAAGAGGATGATGCCTGGGAGAATTATTGGTGTTAGTATCGATTCTACGGGAAAGCCTGCACTTCGAATGGCAATGCAGACTAGGGAGCAGCATATCCGGAGGGATAAAGCCACTAGCAATATCTGTACTGCTCAG gcaTTACTTGCAAATATGGCTGCCATGTATGCTGTCTATCACGGGCCTGAAGGACTCAAGACCATTGCACAGAGAGTCCATGGTCTTGCTGCAACATTTGCATGTGGCCTGAAGAAGCTTGGCACAGTGGAGGTTCAGGGGCTTCCTTTCTTTGACACCGTGAGGATCAAGTGCTCCGACTCAAAGGCAATTGCTGATGCTGCTTACAAAAAGGAAATGAATCTGCGGGTTGTTGATTCAAACACG ATTACTATTTCCTTTGATGAGACAACAACACTAGAGGATGTGGACCAGCTTTTTGAAGTGTTTGCTTGTGGCAAACCA GTGACATTCAGTGCTGCATCTCTTGCACCAGAGGTTGATACCCTGATCCCAACTGGGCTTATCAGAGAGAGTCCATATCTTGCCCATCCGATCTTTAACAC gTATCATACTGAGCATGAGCTGCTCAGATACATTCATAGGTTACAATCAAAGGATCTGTCCTTGTGCCACAGCATGATTCCTCTAGGATCTTGTACAATGAAACTAAATGCCACGACAGAGATGATGCCTGTGACATGGCCTAGCTTTGCTAATATTCACCCTTTTGCTCCAATTGAACAAGCCCAGGGATATCAG GAAATGTTTGATGACTTGGGCAAACTCTTGTGCACCATCACTGGATTTGACTCTTTCTCTTTACAACCTAATGCTGGTGCTGCTGGAGAGTATGCTGGGCTAATGGTCATACGTGCTTACCATATG GCCAGAGGAGACCATCACCGCAATGTTTGTATTATACCTGTGTCTGCACATGGTACCAATCCTGCAAGTGCTGCTATGTGTGGAATGAAAATTGTTGCTGTTGGAACTGATGCAAAAGGAAACATTAATATTGATGAGTTAAAAGAGGCTGCTGAAGCAAATAGGGAGAATTTATCCGCACTCATG GTTACCTATCCTTCAACTCATGGTGTGTATGAAGAAGGCATTGATGAGATATGTAAGATTATTCATGACAATGGAGGTCAAGTTTACATGGATGGGGCTAACATGAATGCACAG GTTGGTTTAACAAGCCCAGGTTGGATTGGAGCAGATGTTTGCCATCTCAATCTGCATAAAACATTTTGCATTCCTCATGGAGGAGGTGGTCCTGGTATGGGTCCCATTGGCGTGAAGGAACACTTGGCACCATTTCTACCATCACATCCTGTG GTACCGGCAGTCGGTATTCCAGCACCAAAAAGGGCTCAACCTCTTGGTACCATCTCTGCTGCTCCTTGGGGTTCTGCGCTTATTTTGCCAATTTCATATACATACATAGCCATGATGGGTTCTAAGGGACTCACTGAAGCCTCAAAGATAGCAATCTTGAATGCAAACTACATGGCAAAACGTTTGGAG AGCCACTACCCCATTCTTTTTCGAGGAGTCAATGGAACAGTTGCCCATGAATTCATCATTGACTTGAGGGCTTTCAAG AACACAGCTGGTATAGAGCCTGAAGATGTTGCTAAACGTCTTATGGATTATGGTTTTCATGGACCAACAATGTCATGGCCAGTTCCAGGGACACTAATGATTGAACCAACAGAAAGTGAAAGCAAG GCAGAGTTAGACAGATTTTGTGACACTCTAATATCCATTAGAGAAGAAATTGCTCAAATTGAAAATGGGAAAGCTGATATTCATAACAATGTTCTCAAg GGCGCTCCTCATCCACCATCGCTACTCATGGAGGATACATGGACAAAACCATATTCAAGA